The following coding sequences are from one Methanosarcina sp. WWM596 window:
- a CDS encoding ribonuclease H family protein, with protein MLEIYCDSSYNEGENSYIGCVVLRDSMQLHQSTTKVPGHPQNNLDCELAALNFAISLIRIFSKGDTEIVVYNDSTEAVKTFQARAQEVEKEFSGSGVSFEYIPREKMNQAAADSLSKKFPVFFSSTSTSDVESFSRREDILSDIAQNGSNVFYLEKVPEKSTNKKTCYRLIVRTMEKTLSDDLVYLVKKGGPGTQVKAAEEIRKDLSNPEILFSLKSKGIRLENSYFLLTDETWGLRGTDSQAYSILPSSIPHKVICDEVDRSPQNLFRRAERFR; from the coding sequence ATGCTTGAAATTTACTGCGATTCATCCTATAATGAAGGTGAAAATTCTTACATCGGTTGCGTGGTGCTGCGGGACAGCATGCAGCTTCATCAATCAACAACTAAAGTCCCGGGTCATCCTCAAAATAATCTTGACTGTGAACTTGCAGCCCTCAATTTTGCCATATCCCTTATCAGGATTTTTTCAAAAGGCGATACAGAAATAGTTGTTTATAATGACTCTACTGAAGCCGTAAAAACTTTTCAGGCAAGGGCGCAGGAAGTAGAAAAGGAGTTTTCGGGGTCTGGAGTTAGCTTCGAGTATATTCCCCGTGAGAAGATGAATCAGGCAGCTGCAGATAGCCTGTCTAAAAAGTTTCCTGTTTTTTTCTCGAGTACATCCACGTCGGATGTGGAATCTTTCTCGAGGCGGGAAGATATTCTTTCAGACATTGCCCAAAATGGAAGCAACGTTTTTTATCTGGAAAAAGTTCCGGAAAAGTCCACTAATAAAAAAACCTGCTACAGGTTGATAGTCCGCACAATGGAAAAGACCCTTTCCGATGACCTGGTTTATCTGGTAAAAAAAGGAGGTCCGGGCACTCAGGTAAAGGCTGCGGAAGAGATTAGAAAAGACCTTTCAAACCCTGAAATTCTTTTTTCTCTTAAATCAAAGGGTATAAGACTTGAAAATTCCTATTTCCTGCTCACGGATGAAACCTGGGGGCTTCGGGGAACGGATAGCCAGGCATACTCCATTCTACCCTCTTCTATTCCCCATAAGGTCATATGCGATGAAGTAGATCGGTCACCTCAAAACCTCTTCAGAAGAGCAGAACGTTTCAGGTAA
- a CDS encoding 30S ribosomal protein S27e — protein sequence MIDYTQRPKSRFLRVKCNDCENEQIIFGSASRKITCVVCGRTLAEPTGGKSTITTHILEVLE from the coding sequence ATGATAGACTACACCCAGCGACCAAAAAGCAGGTTCCTGCGCGTAAAGTGCAACGACTGCGAAAACGAACAGATTATATTCGGAAGCGCAAGCCGTAAAATTACCTGCGTAGTCTGTGGTAGGACCCTTGCCGAACCAACCGGTGGAAAATCGACAATTACCACTCACATTCTGGAAGTGCTTGAATAA
- the groL gene encoding chaperonin GroEL (60 kDa chaperone family; promotes refolding of misfolded polypeptides especially under stressful conditions; forms two stacked rings of heptamers to form a barrel-shaped 14mer; ends can be capped by GroES; misfolded proteins enter the barrel where they are refolded when GroES binds), giving the protein MASKQIMFDESARKALLNGVDKVANTVKITLGPRGRYVVLDKSTKPVVTNDGVTIAKEIELHDKFENMGAKLVKEVASKTQDNTGDGTTTATLLAQSMIREGLKNISAGANPIEVKKGIEIATEKVVGYLKSKSVEVKGKDNIIQVATISANNDEEIGNLISDAMEKVGYNGVITVEDSKTMETSLDVVEGMQFDRGFVSPYMALDTEKMICEFEDPYILITDKKINSMKQIVPVLEKVASESRSLLIIAEDVDGDAQAALILNIIRGALKVCAVKAPGFGNERKEMLEDIAVLTGGQVISEEKGMKLEEFSDYMLGSARKVTVDNHKTIIVEGKGNKAKIDERVRVIEAQINIAEADYRKTELKKRQAKLGGGVAVIKVGAATETELKEKKMRIDDALNATKAAVEEGVVTGGGVSLFRAAEILESLNFDGDRQVGVKIVQRSIEDPVRQIAINAGREGAEVVAAIRAEPSELFGYNAKSDVFEDLFEAGVIDPTKVVRSGLQNAASIAGMVLTTEALVTDFDEEKDDRTDTIII; this is encoded by the coding sequence ATGGCTTCAAAGCAGATAATGTTTGATGAGAGTGCAAGAAAAGCCCTCTTAAACGGTGTAGATAAAGTTGCAAATACTGTTAAGATCACCCTGGGGCCGAGGGGTCGTTATGTCGTGCTGGATAAAAGCACAAAACCTGTGGTCACAAATGACGGTGTTACCATTGCAAAAGAAATAGAGCTCCATGACAAGTTTGAAAATATGGGCGCCAAGCTTGTCAAAGAGGTTGCCTCCAAAACCCAGGACAACACAGGAGATGGGACAACTACCGCAACCCTCCTTGCTCAGAGCATGATCCGTGAAGGCCTGAAAAACATCAGTGCAGGGGCAAACCCTATAGAAGTCAAGAAAGGGATTGAGATCGCTACGGAAAAGGTTGTAGGGTATCTCAAGAGCAAGAGCGTGGAGGTAAAAGGCAAGGACAATATCATACAGGTAGCTACTATTTCTGCAAACAATGATGAAGAAATAGGCAACCTGATCTCCGATGCTATGGAAAAGGTCGGCTACAACGGGGTAATCACTGTTGAAGACTCAAAGACAATGGAAACCAGCCTTGATGTGGTCGAGGGTATGCAGTTTGACCGCGGCTTTGTTTCCCCATACATGGCACTTGATACTGAAAAAATGATCTGTGAATTTGAAGATCCCTATATACTGATTACAGACAAGAAGATCAACAGCATGAAGCAGATCGTACCTGTGCTTGAGAAGGTCGCTTCTGAAAGCCGTTCCCTCTTGATTATTGCTGAGGACGTTGATGGGGATGCCCAGGCAGCCCTGATCCTGAACATCATCCGCGGAGCCCTGAAGGTCTGCGCTGTAAAAGCTCCTGGGTTCGGAAACGAGAGAAAAGAGATGCTTGAGGACATTGCCGTCCTTACCGGTGGGCAGGTTATCAGTGAAGAAAAAGGCATGAAACTTGAGGAATTCAGTGACTACATGCTTGGAAGTGCCAGGAAAGTCACGGTTGACAACCATAAAACCATAATCGTGGAAGGCAAGGGTAACAAAGCAAAGATTGATGAAAGGGTCAGAGTCATCGAAGCTCAGATTAACATTGCTGAAGCCGACTACAGAAAAACCGAGCTTAAAAAACGCCAGGCAAAGCTTGGGGGAGGTGTTGCTGTAATCAAAGTAGGAGCTGCAACAGAAACCGAGCTCAAGGAAAAGAAGATGAGAATCGATGATGCCCTGAACGCCACAAAAGCCGCAGTTGAGGAAGGTGTAGTCACAGGAGGAGGAGTAAGTCTCTTCCGTGCAGCTGAAATTCTTGAATCCCTGAACTTTGATGGCGACAGGCAGGTGGGTGTAAAGATCGTCCAGAGGTCCATAGAAGATCCTGTCCGTCAGATCGCCATAAATGCAGGCAGGGAAGGCGCTGAAGTGGTGGCAGCCATAAGGGCAGAACCCAGCGAACTCTTCGGGTACAATGCAAAGAGTGATGTCTTTGAAGACCTCTTCGAAGCGGGTGTAATCGATCCGACAAAAGTGGTAAGAAGCGGGCTTCAGAATGCCGCCTCAATCGCGGGGATGGTGCTCACGACTGAAGCTCTCGTGACCGATTTCGATGAAGAGAAAGACGACAGGACAGATACAATTATTATCTGA
- a CDS encoding RNA-protein complex protein Nop10 has protein sequence MGQKIRKCKNCGRYTLREKCPVCGGETLPAIPARFSPQDPYGKYRRLAKKG, from the coding sequence TTGGGACAAAAGATCCGCAAATGCAAAAATTGCGGCAGGTACACTTTAAGGGAAAAATGTCCGGTTTGCGGGGGAGAAACCTTACCCGCTATCCCGGCTCGCTTTTCTCCTCAGGACCCTTACGGTAAGTACCGAAGACTGGCAAAGAAAGGATAA
- a CDS encoding translation initiation factor IF-2 subunit alpha, translating to MGNDNWPEIGEFVVCTVKNVTDFGAYVELEEFGGREGFIHISEIKAGWVKYVRDYVREGQKIVCKVLNVDPSRGHIDLSLKDVNEHQRRAKIQEWKNEQKAAKWLQFVAEETNDDEGSIQALHEKLVEEFGSAYSAFEEAAIEGEKAFKGLKVNKKDLKSIIKIAGENIKLPFVDIAGYVDLTCNLPKGIEVIKQSLHAANSISDVDGKDIRLEVSYTGAPRYRIKVIAPDYKKAESVLKKSAQTAVDTISKLGGHGIFKRHIESTKA from the coding sequence ATGGGAAACGATAACTGGCCTGAAATCGGAGAGTTTGTTGTCTGTACGGTGAAGAATGTAACAGATTTCGGAGCCTACGTCGAGCTTGAGGAATTCGGAGGGAGGGAAGGTTTCATCCATATCTCCGAAATTAAAGCAGGCTGGGTCAAATACGTCAGGGACTACGTCAGGGAAGGGCAGAAGATTGTCTGCAAGGTTCTGAACGTGGACCCTTCCCGCGGCCACATAGACCTTTCATTGAAAGACGTAAATGAGCACCAGCGGCGGGCTAAGATCCAGGAATGGAAGAACGAGCAGAAAGCCGCCAAGTGGCTCCAGTTCGTGGCCGAAGAAACCAATGACGATGAAGGCAGCATTCAGGCTCTGCACGAGAAACTTGTAGAAGAGTTCGGAAGCGCATACTCCGCTTTCGAAGAAGCAGCCATCGAAGGGGAAAAAGCCTTTAAAGGGCTTAAAGTCAACAAGAAAGACTTGAAGAGCATAATCAAGATCGCGGGAGAAAATATCAAACTGCCCTTCGTGGATATCGCAGGGTATGTGGATCTGACCTGCAATCTTCCAAAAGGCATAGAGGTCATAAAACAGTCTCTCCATGCTGCAAATTCAATCAGCGATGTTGATGGAAAAGATATCCGGCTCGAAGTAAGTTACACAGGGGCTCCGAGATACAGAATCAAGGTAATAGCTCCTGACTATAAGAAAGCCGAATCAGTCCTTAAAAAATCCGCCCAAACGGCAGTAGACACTATTTCCAAACTTGGTGGACACGGGATTTTCAAACGGCATATCGAATCAACAAAGGCGTGA
- a CDS encoding pyridoxal phosphate-dependent aminotransferase, with amino-acid sequence MFLINSECILSKKSEDIPPFYVMEVLESAKALEAQGRHIIHLEVGEPDFPTASHICEAACTAIGQGLTKYTHSQGLPALREAIVESYYQKFGVDLDPNQVIVTSGTSPGLLMAFMALLEKRDEVIMSNPHYACYPNFVKYLGGVPVFVYTSEINGFALEPETVRQCLSPNTKAILINSPSNPGGHVMSPESLQGLASIADEKGIPIVSDEIYQGLIYDGEDHSILEYTKNAFVLNGFSKLYAMTGWRLGYIICPPKCVRAIQKIHQNFFICANSFVQEAGIAALKGSQEHVAEMVRIYNVRRQYMLKRLLGMGLDVRREPLGAFYVLADARKFCSDSLKLSRRILNKAGVAVTPGIDFGNGAEGYLRFSYANSLENIAEGMDRLEVFLEKEFEGEG; translated from the coding sequence ATGTTTTTGATAAATTCCGAATGCATCCTTTCAAAAAAATCCGAAGATATCCCTCCTTTCTATGTGATGGAAGTACTGGAAAGTGCCAAGGCCCTGGAAGCTCAGGGCAGGCATATAATCCACCTCGAGGTCGGAGAGCCTGATTTCCCTACCGCCTCCCATATATGTGAGGCTGCATGTACTGCGATTGGTCAGGGACTTACAAAGTACACTCATAGCCAGGGACTTCCCGCTCTTAGAGAAGCAATAGTTGAGTCTTATTATCAGAAGTTTGGAGTTGACCTGGATCCCAATCAGGTTATTGTTACTTCCGGGACAAGTCCTGGTCTCCTGATGGCTTTTATGGCTCTGCTTGAAAAGAGGGATGAAGTAATTATGTCGAACCCTCACTATGCCTGCTATCCGAATTTCGTAAAATATCTGGGTGGGGTCCCTGTTTTTGTCTATACGAGTGAGATAAACGGCTTTGCCCTTGAACCGGAAACCGTAAGACAGTGCCTGAGCCCGAACACCAAAGCCATTCTCATTAATAGCCCTTCAAATCCTGGAGGGCATGTTATGTCTCCTGAAAGCTTGCAGGGCCTTGCATCAATAGCGGATGAAAAAGGAATTCCTATCGTTTCGGACGAAATCTACCAGGGCCTGATCTATGACGGAGAAGACCACAGTATTCTGGAATATACTAAAAATGCCTTTGTCCTGAATGGCTTTTCCAAACTGTATGCAATGACCGGCTGGAGGCTTGGCTATATTATCTGTCCCCCGAAATGCGTACGTGCAATTCAGAAAATTCACCAGAACTTTTTTATCTGCGCTAACTCCTTTGTCCAGGAAGCAGGCATTGCAGCCCTGAAAGGTTCCCAGGAACATGTTGCTGAGATGGTCCGGATTTATAATGTGCGCCGCCAGTACATGCTAAAAAGGCTTCTTGGCATGGGTCTCGATGTTCGCAGAGAGCCACTGGGAGCTTTTTATGTCCTTGCTGATGCCCGCAAGTTCTGCAGTGATTCTCTTAAACTGAGCCGCAGGATCCTCAATAAGGCAGGCGTGGCAGTAACTCCCGGCATAGACTTCGGAAACGGGGCAGAAGGTTACCTGCGCTTTTCCTACGCTAACAGCCTTGAAAACATTGCAGAAGGCATGGACCGTCTAGAAGTTTTCCTGGAAAAAGAATTTGAAGGTGAAGGATGA
- a CDS encoding IS5 family transposase, whose amino-acid sequence MVTRKNGHDYEISDEFWTKIKPLLPFPKPKKKPGRPRKDDKRILSGIFYLLRTGCQWKALPRFYGAPSTVHDRFQEWQRSGLFENMWKAGLVEYDNQNGLEWEWQAIDGAMTKAPLGGAGTGANPTDRGKKGTKRSLLTDGKGIPLSVTVDGANRHDKKLVKETLDAIIFERPSQDDVIQNICMDKGYDFPDIRELVKEYGYTAHIKSRGEENIRIEIPGFRARRWVVERTHSWINRFRRMLIRWEKKIENYFAMLHFACAWITFRAAGLFG is encoded by the coding sequence GTGGTAACACGAAAAAACGGACATGACTACGAGATTTCTGATGAATTCTGGACTAAAATCAAACCATTATTACCTTTCCCTAAACCCAAAAAGAAGCCTGGACGACCTCGAAAAGATGATAAGAGAATACTGAGTGGTATTTTTTATCTTCTTCGTACTGGTTGCCAATGGAAGGCGTTGCCACGCTTTTATGGAGCTCCAAGCACTGTCCATGATCGGTTTCAGGAATGGCAAAGATCAGGGTTATTTGAGAATATGTGGAAAGCTGGTCTAGTGGAGTATGATAATCAAAACGGATTAGAGTGGGAGTGGCAAGCAATTGACGGTGCTATGACAAAAGCTCCACTAGGTGGAGCTGGGACCGGAGCTAATCCAACTGATCGTGGCAAAAAAGGTACAAAAAGGAGTCTGTTAACAGATGGTAAAGGTATACCACTATCGGTTACTGTTGATGGAGCAAATCGTCACGATAAAAAGCTTGTAAAAGAGACTTTAGATGCCATTATTTTTGAAAGACCGTCTCAAGATGATGTTATTCAGAATATATGTATGGATAAAGGATATGATTTTCCTGATATCAGAGAATTAGTTAAAGAATATGGTTATACTGCCCATATCAAAAGCCGTGGAGAGGAAAACATAAGAATAGAGATACCAGGTTTTAGGGCAAGAAGATGGGTTGTGGAAAGGACACATTCTTGGATAAACAGATTCAGAAGAATGCTTATTAGATGGGAAAAGAAAATTGAGAATTACTTTGCGATGCTTCATTTCGCATGCGCATGGATAACATTCAGAGCAGCGGGACTTTTCGGATAG
- a CDS encoding queuosine precursor transporter, whose amino-acid sequence MKPIDYKTQLLLTVFVSSLLLGNLLGSKLIEIFGIVTSVGLFGYPVTFLITDIVEEVRGKEVTKIFVHAGFLSLCIAVLFVFVSTGLTPSPLYPHSEAYNNVFSNSLRIILASMIAFVISQYHDLWAFNFWKQKTNGRHLWLRNNLSTIVSQLFDSIIFIFIAFYHATPELGAVPILYMVLPLWALKAVFALLDTPFVYLGVRWLASESTDDAPYHGESMEAGSVNG is encoded by the coding sequence ATGAAACCCATAGATTACAAAACACAGCTCTTGCTAACAGTTTTCGTCAGCTCTCTGCTTCTTGGAAATCTTCTTGGGAGCAAGCTAATTGAGATCTTCGGAATTGTAACCTCAGTCGGTTTATTCGGATATCCGGTTACTTTTCTTATTACGGACATAGTAGAAGAGGTTAGGGGAAAAGAAGTAACAAAGATTTTCGTACACGCTGGCTTCCTTTCACTCTGCATCGCTGTACTTTTCGTATTTGTAAGTACAGGGTTGACCCCCTCCCCTCTGTATCCGCATAGTGAGGCTTATAATAATGTTTTCTCAAACTCCCTGCGGATTATCCTGGCAAGCATGATCGCTTTTGTCATAAGCCAGTACCATGACCTCTGGGCTTTTAACTTCTGGAAGCAGAAGACAAATGGTAGACACCTCTGGCTTAGAAACAACCTTTCAACAATTGTTTCCCAGCTGTTCGACTCCATTATTTTCATTTTTATCGCTTTCTATCATGCAACTCCCGAACTGGGAGCAGTCCCAATTCTTTATATGGTTTTGCCTCTCTGGGCCCTTAAAGCGGTTTTTGCCCTCCTTGACACTCCCTTTGTATATCTTGGAGTCCGGTGGCTTGCTTCTGAAAGCACGGACGATGCCCCCTATCATGGGGAAAGCATGGAGGCAGGCTCGGTTAATGGTTAA
- a CDS encoding 50S ribosomal protein L44e, which yields MKIPKRFRTYCPFCKTHSEHVVERVKKGQASSMTHIARQKKRQQGIGNSGKFSKVPGGDKPTKRIWLRYRCTVCKKAHQRPCFRAKKFEFKE from the coding sequence ATGAAGATTCCAAAGCGGTTCAGAACTTACTGCCCGTTCTGTAAGACCCACAGTGAACACGTAGTAGAGAGGGTCAAGAAGGGCCAGGCTTCATCAATGACCCACATTGCGAGGCAGAAGAAAAGACAGCAAGGTATAGGAAACAGCGGAAAGTTCTCCAAGGTGCCCGGTGGCGACAAACCAACAAAGCGCATCTGGCTCAGGTACCGCTGCACCGTATGTAAGAAAGCACACCAGAGACCCTGTTTCAGGGCAAAGAAGTTCGAGTTCAAGGAGTAA
- a CDS encoding proteasome assembly chaperone family protein — protein MQQSTLVRLKENLELKNPVLIVGLPGVGLVGKLVAEHLVDELEAEKIMEVYSPHFPPQVLVNKDCTVRPVSNTIYYGKANETDVLFLVGDHQSTTSQGHYELCSLYLDIAEEFKVPRIYTLGGYPTGKLTYEDTVLGVANSTELIEEIKKYGIEFRESEPSGGIVGASGLLVAFSGMRGIDAACLMGMTPGYLMDPKSAQSLLKVLCNMFGIEVNTDSLKKKAEEMENILEKLKEKEEQQNFSEVKPTEEDLRYIG, from the coding sequence ATGCAGCAAAGTACACTTGTCCGCCTGAAAGAAAACCTTGAGCTCAAAAACCCCGTACTTATAGTCGGACTTCCGGGAGTGGGGCTTGTGGGCAAGCTGGTGGCAGAACACCTGGTAGACGAACTTGAGGCTGAAAAGATTATGGAGGTTTATTCCCCGCATTTTCCACCCCAGGTCCTTGTCAATAAAGATTGTACGGTCCGCCCGGTAAGCAACACCATATACTATGGAAAAGCAAACGAAACTGATGTTCTCTTTCTTGTAGGAGACCACCAGAGCACTACCTCACAGGGACATTACGAACTCTGCTCTCTTTATCTGGACATCGCAGAGGAATTTAAAGTGCCCAGGATATACACCCTCGGAGGCTACCCCACAGGCAAACTCACCTATGAAGATACAGTCCTGGGGGTTGCAAACAGTACGGAACTGATCGAAGAGATTAAGAAATACGGGATTGAGTTCAGGGAATCAGAGCCAAGCGGAGGAATCGTAGGAGCTTCCGGCCTGCTTGTGGCTTTCAGCGGGATGAGGGGCATAGATGCCGCCTGCCTTATGGGAATGACGCCCGGATACCTGATGGATCCAAAAAGTGCCCAGTCTCTTTTGAAGGTGCTGTGCAATATGTTCGGGATCGAGGTAAACACGGACTCTCTTAAGAAAAAAGCCGAGGAAATGGAGAATATCCTCGAAAAGTTGAAAGAAAAAGAAGAACAGCAGAACTTCTCCGAAGTTAAACCCACGGAAGAAGACCTGCGTTATATAGGATAA
- a CDS encoding rubrerythrin family protein, giving the protein MSSKDNLKAAFTGESMANRTYLAFAKKADEEGYHQVAKLFRAAAAAETVHAFNHLQRMGGIGTTMDNLKEAVNGETYEFETMYPTFIEEAKTEGDNRALWSFEVANKVEKIHARLYEKALEEIGNNKEVDYYVCGVCGHTMEGEPEGNCPICGAPASKYNKID; this is encoded by the coding sequence ATGAGTTCAAAGGATAATCTTAAGGCTGCGTTTACCGGCGAATCGATGGCAAACAGAACATACCTGGCCTTTGCGAAAAAAGCAGATGAAGAAGGATATCACCAGGTAGCCAAACTATTTAGAGCCGCTGCTGCTGCAGAAACAGTCCATGCTTTCAATCACCTCCAGCGTATGGGCGGGATTGGAACTACAATGGACAACCTGAAAGAGGCCGTAAACGGGGAAACATATGAGTTTGAGACAATGTACCCCACATTTATAGAGGAGGCAAAGACAGAAGGGGACAACAGGGCTCTCTGGAGCTTTGAGGTCGCAAATAAAGTAGAAAAGATCCATGCCAGACTATATGAAAAAGCCCTGGAAGAAATTGGGAACAATAAAGAGGTTGATTATTACGTCTGCGGGGTCTGTGGACATACTATGGAAGGTGAACCTGAAGGGAACTGTCCAATTTGTGGGGCACCTGCATCCAAATATAACAAAATTGACTGA
- a CDS encoding endonuclease Q family protein yields the protein MKVNADLHLHSKYSMACSRKMELPTIAREASKKGMELIGTGDCTHPKWLEDIKNAAISDEEIRIGNIFFIPTTEIEDIDRVHHLLILPSISKAEELAERIAPFGNLEADGRPTVKLDGCEIAEIAKDLGALIGPCHAFTPWTALYAYHDSLESCYGDMTNYVSFIELGLSADSNYADRIEELHRLTFLTNSDAHSPYTNKLAREFTQFNVPDITFEGIKKAILREQGYGATLNVGFFPEEGKYNRSACIKCFTQYPLLEAEASRWRCPICRGIIKKGVADRVNELADFEDPRHPDYRPPYLHLMPLAEIIQMALGHASVQTKGVKTAWEILVEHFGNEVEALIYAEPEALKIVDDRVVNAILAFRKGDVIIHPGGGGQYGWLELPGNLKAEKAEPAGKAAEEKKRASKITKREKEKPRTQTSFSDLERIKSAGTAETVDADEEKAAGAGTKEPNEESPEKPAGQRSLFDF from the coding sequence ATGAAAGTCAATGCAGACCTCCATCTCCACTCGAAGTACTCGATGGCTTGTTCCAGAAAAATGGAACTGCCCACAATTGCGAGGGAAGCCTCGAAAAAAGGGATGGAACTTATCGGTACCGGGGACTGTACTCATCCGAAGTGGTTGGAAGACATTAAAAACGCAGCCATTTCAGACGAAGAAATTCGGATAGGAAATATATTTTTTATCCCCACTACCGAAATTGAGGATATCGACCGGGTGCACCACCTCCTGATATTACCTTCTATTTCAAAGGCCGAAGAGTTGGCAGAAAGAATTGCACCCTTCGGAAACCTTGAAGCAGATGGGCGCCCCACAGTTAAGCTGGATGGCTGTGAAATTGCAGAGATTGCAAAAGACCTGGGAGCTCTTATAGGCCCTTGCCACGCTTTTACTCCCTGGACTGCTCTCTACGCCTACCACGACAGCCTGGAAAGCTGCTATGGAGATATGACAAATTATGTTTCTTTTATTGAGCTTGGTCTGAGCGCAGACAGTAATTATGCGGACAGGATTGAAGAACTGCACCGACTAACCTTTCTTACAAATTCTGATGCCCATTCCCCTTATACCAACAAACTGGCAAGGGAATTTACTCAGTTCAATGTTCCGGACATCACTTTTGAGGGCATCAAAAAAGCCATTCTCAGGGAGCAGGGATACGGGGCTACTCTGAACGTCGGTTTTTTTCCTGAAGAAGGAAAGTACAACCGATCTGCATGCATCAAATGCTTTACCCAGTACCCACTGCTGGAAGCCGAAGCCAGCAGATGGCGCTGCCCTATATGCAGAGGCATTATTAAAAAAGGAGTGGCTGACCGGGTCAATGAACTTGCAGATTTTGAAGACCCCAGGCATCCTGACTACCGACCTCCTTACCTCCACCTGATGCCTCTTGCAGAGATCATACAGATGGCACTCGGCCATGCAAGCGTCCAGACAAAAGGCGTAAAGACTGCCTGGGAAATCCTTGTGGAGCATTTCGGAAACGAGGTTGAAGCCCTTATCTATGCAGAACCTGAAGCTCTGAAAATAGTGGACGACAGGGTAGTAAACGCAATTCTTGCCTTCAGAAAAGGCGATGTTATAATCCACCCCGGCGGAGGCGGCCAATACGGCTGGCTCGAACTGCCCGGCAACCTGAAAGCAGAAAAGGCTGAACCTGCAGGAAAAGCTGCCGAGGAAAAGAAAAGAGCCTCAAAAATAACAAAAAGGGAGAAAGAAAAGCCCAGAACTCAGACCTCTTTTTCTGACCTTGAGAGAATAAAATCGGCAGGAACAGCGGAAACAGTAGATGCTGATGAAGAAAAGGCAGCCGGAGCAGGAACAAAAGAACCGAATGAAGAAAGTCCAGAAAAACCTGCAGGTCAGAGGTCACTTTTTGATTTTTAA